Proteins co-encoded in one bacterium genomic window:
- a CDS encoding NADH-quinone oxidoreductase subunit I: MKVPRKKMTLAERAYLPEIARGLTTTIKHALRPGDRVTRQYPEEGSPLPERYRGVPALVADEDGRMKCVACQLCEFVCPSEAIKIVPAEYPESNVEKYPARFDLNMLRCIYCGLCEEACPEEAIFLSDRATFVVASREEAVLPKERLLEIGGTREGIRKWASK; encoded by the coding sequence GTGAAGGTCCCGCGAAAGAAGATGACCTTGGCGGAACGGGCGTACCTCCCCGAGATCGCCCGCGGCCTGACGACGACGATCAAGCACGCGCTGCGCCCCGGCGACCGCGTCACGCGGCAGTACCCCGAGGAGGGGTCGCCGCTGCCCGAGCGGTACCGCGGCGTGCCGGCGCTCGTGGCCGACGAAGACGGCCGGATGAAGTGCGTCGCCTGCCAACTGTGCGAGTTCGTTTGTCCCTCCGAGGCGATCAAGATCGTCCCGGCGGAGTATCCGGAAAGCAACGTCGAGAAGTACCCGGCCCGCTTCGATCTCAACATGCTCCGCTGCATCTACTGCGGACTGTGCGAAGAGGCCTGCCCCGAGGAGGCGATCTTCCTCAGCGACCGCGCGACGTTCGTCGTCGCCTCGCGCGAAGAGGCGGTCCTGCCGAAGGAGCGGCTGCTCGAGATCGGCGGGACGCGCGAAGGGATCCGCAAGTGGGCGTCCAAGTGA